A single Triticum dicoccoides isolate Atlit2015 ecotype Zavitan chromosome 2A, WEW_v2.0, whole genome shotgun sequence DNA region contains:
- the LOC119354283 gene encoding probable xyloglucan endotransglucosylase/hydrolase protein 8, which translates to MGRPCVGALLACAAIAASCCCCFWFQGADAAATPSFGDNFDITGAEDHVKTSPDGQTWYLSLDNKTGVGFQTKQKYLFGWFSMKLKLVGNDSAGVVTAYYMCSDLDAAPERDELDFEFLGNRTGEPYIIQTNVYRSGVGGREMRHSLWFDPTAEFHSYSILWNPKQIVFFVDKVPIREYRNSDKPNRFFPIMKPMYVFSSIWNADDWATRGGLEKTDWTKGPFVSSYSDFTADACAWAAGPAPPACAAATGDSWWDQPPAWALDDGQRRDSGWVARNLVIYDYCDDRKRFPAVPEECALRTKTS; encoded by the exons ATGGGGCGTCCGTGCGTCGGCGCTCTCCTGGCGTGCGCCGCCATTGCAGCttcttgctgctgctgcttctggtTCCAGGGTGCTGATGCGGCGGCGACCCCGTCGTTCGGGGACAACTTCGACATCACCGGCGCCGAGGACCACGTCAAGACCTCCCCCGACGGCCAGACGTGGTACCTCTCGCTCGACAACAAGACCG GCGTTGGGTTCCAGACGAAGCAGAAGTACCTGTTCGGGTGGTTCAGCATGAAGCTCAAGCTCGTCGGGAACGACTCCGCCGGCGTCGTCACCGCCTACTAC ATGTGCTCGGACCTGGACGCGGCGCCGGAGCGCGACGAGCTGGACTTCGAGTTCCTGGGCAACCGGACCGGCGAGCCGTACATCATCCAGACGAACGTGTACCGGAGCGGCGTGGGCGGGCGGGAGATGCGGCACTCGCTGTGGTTCGACCCCACCGCCGAGTTCCACAGCTACTCCATCCTCTGGAACCCCAAGCAGATCGT GTTTTTCGTGGACAAGGTGCCCATCAGGGAGTACCGCAACTCGGACAAGCCCAACAGGTTCTTCCCGATCATGAAGCCCATGTACGTCTTCTCCAGCATCTGGAACGCCGACGACTGGGCCACGCGCGGGGGCCTGGAGAAGACGGACTGGACCAAGGGGCCCTTCGTCTCCTCCTACAGCGACTTCACCGCCGACGCCTGCGCCTGGGCGGCCGGCCCGGCCCCGCCGGCGTGCGCGGCCGCCACGGGGGACAGCTGGTGGGACCAGCCGCCGGCGTGGGCGCTCGACGACGGCCAGCGCCGGGACTCCGGCTGGGTGGCCAGGAACCTCGTCATATACGACTACTGCGACGACCGCAAGAGGTTCCCGGCCGTGCCGGAGGAGTGCGCGCTCAGGACCAAGACCAGCTAG